The following proteins come from a genomic window of bacterium:
- a CDS encoding amidohydrolase family protein encodes MTAHTFIKNARVLTMDDEGGEHPRANILIRGSEIESIGPDVAPDGRELAREIDATGMLVMPGITNAHFHSTLNMLKGVRAIPLSVLILSAYEMVAARAGETMDPGLVRHVISVTTSLGAIEMLKCGVTSVHDDAHHFLNPLSAAVPANVQAYADSGLRATIALAQTNVVEYDKYPFLKDSLPPDIRKEMEQTADTTSDDEILDNYRSYIDQWHDTADGRIHAAVSISSPERVTTELLCAAYALSQERGVVFEAHCQEAKYQRILAEQRHKKSWIAYMDELGVLSSRVHLNHVVWTDARDIEILARTGTTVSHNVHCNLFIGSGLMPLRQMREAGVPVGIGVDEMDASGTINPWEVAKMAMFAQHLSDPDWERWLGAGDMLWCLTRGGALGMSRADEVGRLAPGCQADLIMIDLNTLAFAPLNDLPTQLVMGDQGRSVVMTMVAGRVVMENGVVTTVDEEAVKRAVRELAEVLPQGADTSRLYPYARRMQLRAEETDVGFDRSLHAHYNLN; translated from the coding sequence ATGACGGCGCATACCTTCATCAAGAACGCACGCGTGTTAACCATGGATGACGAAGGTGGCGAGCATCCGCGCGCCAACATCCTGATCCGTGGCTCCGAGATCGAGAGCATCGGCCCTGATGTTGCGCCGGACGGTCGCGAACTCGCGCGGGAAATCGACGCCACTGGCATGCTGGTGATGCCGGGCATTACCAACGCCCACTTTCATTCGACGTTGAACATGCTGAAGGGGGTGCGCGCCATTCCTTTGAGTGTGCTGATTCTATCGGCCTACGAAATGGTCGCGGCGAGGGCGGGGGAAACGATGGACCCGGGGCTCGTCAGGCATGTCATCTCGGTAACCACATCGCTGGGTGCGATCGAGATGTTGAAGTGCGGCGTTACGTCGGTGCACGACGATGCACATCACTTCCTCAATCCGCTCAGCGCCGCCGTTCCTGCCAACGTGCAGGCCTATGCGGACAGCGGCCTGAGGGCCACCATCGCGCTGGCGCAGACCAATGTGGTGGAATACGACAAGTACCCCTTCTTGAAGGACAGCCTGCCTCCCGATATCCGCAAAGAAATGGAACAGACTGCGGACACAACGTCGGACGACGAGATCCTCGACAACTACCGTAGCTACATCGACCAGTGGCACGATACGGCCGATGGCCGCATCCATGCGGCGGTGTCCATCTCCTCGCCCGAGCGGGTAACGACGGAGCTGCTCTGTGCCGCCTATGCGCTGAGTCAGGAGCGAGGCGTGGTGTTCGAGGCTCACTGCCAGGAAGCGAAGTACCAGCGGATTCTGGCCGAGCAACGCCACAAGAAGAGCTGGATCGCCTACATGGATGAGCTGGGGGTGCTGAGTTCGCGCGTGCATCTGAACCATGTCGTCTGGACCGACGCGCGGGACATCGAGATCCTGGCACGGACCGGCACCACGGTCTCCCACAATGTTCACTGCAACCTCTTCATCGGAAGTGGCCTGATGCCCCTGCGTCAAATGCGAGAGGCGGGCGTGCCGGTGGGGATTGGTGTCGATGAGATGGATGCGAGCGGCACCATCAACCCTTGGGAAGTGGCGAAGATGGCCATGTTTGCACAGCACCTGAGCGATCCAGACTGGGAGCGCTGGCTAGGCGCTGGCGACATGTTGTGGTGCCTGACCCGAGGCGGGGCGCTCGGTATGAGTCGAGCAGATGAGGTCGGCAGGTTGGCGCCGGGTTGCCAGGCGGACTTGATCATGATCGATCTCAACACCCTGGCCTTCGCGCCGTTGAACGATCTACCCACGCAGCTGGTGATGGGCGATCAGGGCCGCTCTGTCGTGATGACCATGGTGGCCGGTAGAGTGGTCATGGAGAACGGGGTGGTGACCACCGTGGATGAGGAAGCCGTCAAGCGGGCTGTTCGGGAGCTGGCTGAGGTGTTGCCGCAAGGAGCGGACACCAGCCGTCTCTATCCGTACGCGAGACGCATGCAGTTGCGTGCGGAGGAGACCGATGTGGGTTTCGATCGCAGCCTGCACGCTCACTACAACCTGAACTAG